From Vicugna pacos chromosome 6, VicPac4, whole genome shotgun sequence, a single genomic window includes:
- the ATP6V1D gene encoding V-type proton ATPase subunit D isoform X2 — protein MKARLKGAQTGRNLLKKKSDALTLRFRQILKKIIETKMLMGEVMREAAFSLAEAKFTAGDFSTTVIQNVNKAQVKIRAKKDNVAGVTLPVFEHYHEGTDSYELTGLARGGEQLAKLKRNYAKAVELLVELASLQTSFVTLDEAIKITNRRVNAIEHVIIPRIERTLAYIITELDEREREEFYRLKKIQEKKKILKEKSEKDLEQRRAAGEVMEPANLLAEEKDEDLLFE, from the exons ATGAAGGCTCGGTTAAAAGGAGCACAGACAGGTCGAAACCTCCTGAAGAAAAAATCTGATGCCTTAACACTTCGATTTCGACAGATCCTTAAGAAGATAATAGAG ACTAAAATGTTGATGGGTGAAGTGATGAGAGAAGCTGCCTTTTCACTTGCTGAGGCCAAGTTCACAGCAGGGGACTTCAG CACCACAGTTATCCAAAATGTAAATAAAGCCCAAGTGAAGATTAGAGCAAAGAAAGATAATGTAGCAG GTGTTACTTTGCCAGTATTTGAACATTACCATGAAGGAACTGACA GTTATGAATTGACTGGTTTAGCCAGAGGTGGGGAACAGTTGGCCAAACTGAAGAGGAATTATGCCAAAGCCGTGGAACTACTGGTGGAACTAGCTTCTCTGCAG ACTTCCTTTGTTACTTTGGATGAAGCTATTAAGATAACCAACAGGCGTGTAAATGCCATTGAACATG TCATCATTCCCCGGATTGAACGCACCCTTGCTTATATCATCACAGAGCTGGATGAGAGAGAGCGAGAAGAGTTCTATAG GttaaagaaaatacaggagaagaaaaagattctCAAGGAGAAGTCCGAGAAGGACTTGGAGCAACGGAGGGCAGCTGGAGAGGTGATGGAGCCTGCTAATCTTCTGGCTGAAGAGAAGGATGAGGATCTCCTGTTTGAATAA
- the ATP6V1D gene encoding V-type proton ATPase subunit D isoform X1, giving the protein MSGKDRIEIFPSRMAQTIMKARLKGAQTGRNLLKKKSDALTLRFRQILKKIIETKMLMGEVMREAAFSLAEAKFTAGDFSTTVIQNVNKAQVKIRAKKDNVAGVTLPVFEHYHEGTDSYELTGLARGGEQLAKLKRNYAKAVELLVELASLQTSFVTLDEAIKITNRRVNAIEHVIIPRIERTLAYIITELDEREREEFYRLKKIQEKKKILKEKSEKDLEQRRAAGEVMEPANLLAEEKDEDLLFE; this is encoded by the exons ATGTCGGGAAAAGACCGAATTGAGATCTTTCCCTCGCGAAT GGCACAGACCATCATGAAGGCTCGGTTAAAAGGAGCACAGACAGGTCGAAACCTCCTGAAGAAAAAATCTGATGCCTTAACACTTCGATTTCGACAGATCCTTAAGAAGATAATAGAG ACTAAAATGTTGATGGGTGAAGTGATGAGAGAAGCTGCCTTTTCACTTGCTGAGGCCAAGTTCACAGCAGGGGACTTCAG CACCACAGTTATCCAAAATGTAAATAAAGCCCAAGTGAAGATTAGAGCAAAGAAAGATAATGTAGCAG GTGTTACTTTGCCAGTATTTGAACATTACCATGAAGGAACTGACA GTTATGAATTGACTGGTTTAGCCAGAGGTGGGGAACAGTTGGCCAAACTGAAGAGGAATTATGCCAAAGCCGTGGAACTACTGGTGGAACTAGCTTCTCTGCAG ACTTCCTTTGTTACTTTGGATGAAGCTATTAAGATAACCAACAGGCGTGTAAATGCCATTGAACATG TCATCATTCCCCGGATTGAACGCACCCTTGCTTATATCATCACAGAGCTGGATGAGAGAGAGCGAGAAGAGTTCTATAG GttaaagaaaatacaggagaagaaaaagattctCAAGGAGAAGTCCGAGAAGGACTTGGAGCAACGGAGGGCAGCTGGAGAGGTGATGGAGCCTGCTAATCTTCTGGCTGAAGAGAAGGATGAGGATCTCCTGTTTGAATAA